A single genomic interval of Zunongwangia sp. HGR-M22 harbors:
- the arsC gene encoding arsenate reductase (glutaredoxin) (This arsenate reductase requires both glutathione and glutaredoxin to convert arsenate to arsenite, after which the efflux transporter formed by ArsA and ArsB can extrude the arsenite from the cell, providing resistance.) produces the protein MITIYHNTRCKKSREGLAIVEKSGKDFKIREYLKDPLSEDELKNLLVKLNIAPLQLIRTNEKIWKENYKNKDLSENELVRIMTENPKLIERPIVENEIEAVVGRPPEDIKKVL, from the coding sequence ATGATCACGATTTATCACAATACTCGATGTAAAAAATCCAGAGAAGGTCTAGCCATTGTAGAAAAGTCAGGAAAAGATTTTAAAATAAGAGAATATTTAAAAGATCCATTATCTGAAGATGAGCTAAAGAATTTGCTTGTAAAGCTTAACATTGCTCCACTGCAATTAATAAGAACCAATGAAAAAATCTGGAAAGAAAATTATAAGAATAAAGATCTTAGCGAAAATGAATTGGTACGAATAATGACAGAAAACCCTAAGTTAATAGAGCGTCCAATCGTAGAAAATGAGATTGAAGCTGTAGTGGGAAGACCACCCGAGGACATTAAAAAAGTCTTATAA
- a CDS encoding outer membrane beta-barrel protein, translated as MTAKFYFRQSLALLFFLSLNLTLLAQGKEYTVTGKVIDDQLQVPLEYATVSVINASDPSKVTGGVTDVDGNFSIDVNQGTYNIIVEFISYESKKFNNRTINADLNLGTISLGVSSANLDEVVVRAETTQVDVRLDKKIYNIGKDLTTAGGTVSDALNNVPSVSVDIEGGISLRGNENVKILINGKPSAMAGFGSTDVLSQLPADAIERVEVITSPSARYDAEGTAGILNIILRKEETLGFNGSLTLTGGDPANAGASANINYRTDKFNLFNTTGYRYRESPGNGFFDTEYFEERDIPLLEDIKYDRNVEDRDMDRENKGFNTNIGLEYYINDQSSITGSIFYRNGDDEDLTTNINDYFLNGAERLGTTRSELETEEDESYQFALNYINKFNDEGHQLTADFQFETDKEEKSAFISENVNYNNTELDEVNVPREETNTLEDQKEYLIQADYVLPIGEGSQFEAGYRGNFENTVTDYELRQENENGVLAINENQTNIFDYTENVQALYSQYGSKFGDFSFLLGLRLENTNLKGKIDSELTEEELREEFGFQINTDFDNTYLGLFPTVNFIYELGEEENVTLGYNRRINRPRGWFINPFPSRDSRTNIFQGNPNLQPAYSNAFDLGYLKRWEKLTLTSSVYFQRETESFQRVQDQITISGPNNTEVEVIRSLPINLGINDRIGAELGLLYNPADWLRLNGSFNFFKFDITDAVYEGQDYGRDGTSYFARFSSKVNLPLSIDWQTNAFYMGPTDEIQGRRDGMLSIDVALSKEIFNDNATISVNARDLLNSRKRQGTTVTNSFSQYSEFQWRQRQINVSLIYRFNQQKNQQRRQNANEEDMEGEF; from the coding sequence ATGACCGCCAAATTTTATTTTAGACAAAGCCTAGCGCTTTTATTCTTTCTTAGTTTAAATCTTACCCTCCTTGCACAGGGTAAAGAATATACGGTAACAGGTAAAGTTATCGATGATCAACTACAAGTTCCTTTAGAATACGCAACCGTAAGTGTAATAAACGCTAGTGATCCCAGCAAAGTTACGGGAGGGGTTACCGATGTAGATGGTAATTTTAGTATAGATGTTAACCAAGGCACCTATAATATTATAGTTGAATTTATATCCTACGAAAGCAAAAAATTTAATAACAGAACAATTAATGCAGATTTAAATCTGGGAACTATATCATTAGGAGTAAGTTCTGCCAACTTAGATGAAGTTGTTGTTAGAGCCGAAACTACTCAGGTTGATGTAAGATTAGATAAAAAAATATACAATATTGGTAAAGATCTTACCACTGCCGGAGGTACAGTTAGCGACGCTTTAAATAATGTTCCCTCGGTTTCTGTTGATATCGAAGGAGGGATTAGCTTAAGAGGTAACGAAAACGTAAAAATCTTAATAAATGGTAAGCCGTCTGCAATGGCTGGATTTGGATCTACAGATGTATTAAGCCAGTTACCTGCAGATGCTATAGAACGCGTAGAGGTAATTACGTCGCCTTCTGCCAGATATGATGCTGAAGGTACCGCAGGTATCTTAAATATTATTCTTAGAAAAGAAGAAACCTTAGGTTTCAACGGTTCACTTACCTTAACGGGTGGAGATCCTGCAAATGCAGGAGCATCAGCAAATATTAACTATAGGACAGATAAATTCAACTTATTCAATACTACTGGTTATCGTTATAGAGAAAGCCCGGGAAATGGATTTTTTGATACCGAATATTTTGAGGAAAGAGATATTCCACTTTTAGAAGATATTAAATACGACCGTAACGTTGAAGATCGCGACATGGATCGTGAAAATAAAGGATTCAACACAAATATTGGATTAGAATATTATATAAACGATCAATCGTCAATAACAGGTTCGATTTTTTATAGAAATGGCGATGACGAAGATCTTACCACAAACATCAACGATTATTTCCTGAATGGCGCTGAACGATTAGGAACAACAAGATCTGAACTTGAAACTGAAGAAGATGAAAGTTACCAGTTTGCGTTAAACTACATTAATAAGTTTAATGATGAAGGACACCAATTAACAGCCGATTTTCAGTTTGAAACCGATAAAGAAGAAAAATCTGCTTTTATTTCTGAAAACGTAAATTATAATAATACCGAGTTAGATGAGGTAAACGTTCCTAGAGAAGAAACCAATACTTTAGAAGATCAAAAGGAATATTTAATCCAGGCAGATTACGTGCTACCAATTGGTGAAGGTTCTCAATTTGAGGCAGGATACCGTGGTAATTTTGAAAATACAGTTACCGATTACGAACTTCGCCAGGAAAACGAAAATGGTGTTCTTGCCATCAATGAAAACCAAACTAACATTTTTGATTATACTGAAAATGTACAAGCACTTTACTCGCAGTATGGGTCAAAGTTTGGTGACTTCAGCTTTCTTTTAGGACTTCGTTTAGAGAATACGAATTTAAAAGGAAAAATCGATTCTGAATTAACTGAAGAAGAATTGAGAGAGGAATTTGGATTCCAAATCAATACCGATTTTGATAATACCTATTTAGGACTTTTCCCAACGGTAAACTTTATTTACGAACTTGGCGAAGAAGAAAACGTTACTTTAGGATATAATAGAAGGATTAACCGCCCACGCGGATGGTTTATCAATCCATTTCCATCTAGAGATAGTAGAACGAATATATTTCAGGGGAATCCTAATTTGCAACCCGCGTATTCTAATGCGTTCGACTTAGGATATTTAAAAAGATGGGAAAAATTAACTCTAACCTCTTCAGTTTACTTCCAAAGAGAAACTGAATCTTTTCAAAGAGTACAGGATCAAATCACGATATCCGGACCTAATAATACCGAAGTTGAAGTTATTCGAAGCTTACCTATTAACTTAGGTATTAATGATAGAATAGGTGCTGAACTTGGATTACTTTACAATCCTGCAGACTGGTTAAGATTAAACGGAAGTTTCAACTTCTTCAAATTCGACATTACAGATGCTGTTTACGAAGGTCAAGATTACGGAAGAGACGGGACAAGCTATTTTGCTAGATTTAGTTCTAAAGTTAATCTCCCCTTGTCTATCGATTGGCAAACAAATGCATTCTATATGGGGCCAACAGACGAAATTCAGGGTCGTAGAGATGGTATGTTATCTATTGATGTTGCGCTTAGTAAAGAAATATTTAATGATAATGCTACAATATCAGTTAATGCAAGAGATTTACTGAACTCAAGAAAAAGACAGGGAACAACAGTTACCAATAGTTTTTCTCAGTATAGCGAATTTCAGTGGAGACAAAGACAAATTAATGTTTCTTTGATTTATAGATTCAATCAACAAAAGAATCAACAAAGAAGACAAAATGCAAATGAAGAAGATATGGAAGGGGAGTTTTAA